A genome region from Streptomyces antimycoticus includes the following:
- a CDS encoding PT domain-containing protein has product MAKSGDEAVILSISGKQAVLMAGKHICNGEYADMGGKMLMLKCADGNTERSAGKVTLGADGKTLTVDWDALAKNDTFVKATSPSDLPSGLPTSLPSGLPTDLPSGIPTDLPTG; this is encoded by the coding sequence GTGGCGAAGTCCGGCGACGAGGCCGTCATCCTGTCCATCAGCGGCAAGCAGGCCGTCCTGATGGCCGGCAAGCACATCTGCAACGGCGAATACGCCGACATGGGCGGGAAGATGCTCATGCTCAAGTGCGCCGACGGCAACACCGAGCGCAGCGCGGGCAAGGTCACGCTGGGCGCGGACGGCAAGACCCTCACGGTCGACTGGGACGCGCTCGCCAAGAACGACACCTTCGTCAAGGCGACCTCGCCCAGCGACCTTCCCTCGGGCCTGCCGACGTCCCTCCCCTCCGGCCTCCCGACCGATCTGCCGAGCGGCATCCCGACCGACCTCCCGACCGGCTGA
- the fahA gene encoding fumarylacetoacetase: protein MPQRSPLDLPEGDPFGPHNLPYGVFTTPHAPHLRKIGVRYGNHVLDAGAAAAAAASPHAEQLGADTLNPLMAAGRPVWQAVRAEVLDWLTDPAHRSTIEPLMHPLPTVALHLPFEVADYADFYASEHHATNTGRIFRPDGEALSPNWKHMPIGYHGRAGTLLVSGTPIVRPQGQHLPPADTSAPPHASSPTPVFGPSLRLDFEAEVAFVVGAPSTVNTPVGLSGFHDHVFGVCLLNDWSARDIQAWEYRPLGPFLGKSFATSLAAWVTPLEALTAARTSPPARDVPLLPYLDDSAAEPGGLDLRLEVALNGHTVSRPPFSAMYWTAAQQLAHLTVNGASLRTGDVFASGTVSGPRPDELGCLLELTWGGRRSLRLPDSTRTFLEDGDEVTITAWAPGPQGVRIGLGEVTGQVVPATP from the coding sequence ATGCCGCAGCGATCCCCGCTGGACCTGCCCGAAGGCGACCCCTTCGGCCCGCACAACCTCCCCTATGGCGTCTTCACCACGCCGCACGCTCCTCATCTGCGGAAAATCGGGGTGCGCTACGGAAACCATGTGCTGGACGCCGGCGCCGCCGCGGCCGCCGCCGCCTCTCCGCACGCCGAACAGCTGGGCGCCGACACCCTCAACCCGCTGATGGCCGCGGGCCGCCCGGTCTGGCAGGCCGTCCGCGCCGAGGTGCTCGACTGGCTCACCGACCCCGCGCACCGGTCGACCATCGAGCCGCTGATGCATCCCCTCCCCACCGTCGCGCTCCATCTCCCCTTCGAGGTGGCCGACTACGCCGACTTCTATGCGAGCGAGCACCACGCCACCAACACGGGCAGGATCTTCCGCCCCGACGGCGAAGCGCTCAGCCCCAACTGGAAGCACATGCCGATCGGCTACCACGGCCGGGCCGGCACCCTCCTCGTCTCGGGCACGCCCATCGTCCGCCCGCAGGGCCAGCACCTGCCCCCGGCCGATACCTCCGCACCACCACACGCTTCCTCCCCCACTCCGGTCTTCGGCCCCTCCCTGCGCCTCGACTTCGAAGCGGAGGTGGCCTTCGTCGTCGGCGCCCCTTCTACTGTGAATACACCGGTGGGCCTCTCCGGGTTCCACGACCACGTCTTCGGTGTCTGTCTGCTCAACGACTGGTCCGCACGCGACATCCAGGCATGGGAGTACCGCCCGCTCGGCCCGTTCCTCGGCAAGTCCTTCGCCACCTCCCTCGCCGCGTGGGTCACCCCGCTGGAGGCCCTCACCGCGGCCCGCACCAGCCCGCCCGCCCGCGACGTCCCGCTCCTCCCCTACCTGGACGACAGCGCCGCCGAGCCCGGCGGGCTCGATCTGCGTCTCGAGGTCGCCCTCAACGGCCACACGGTCTCCCGCCCGCCCTTCTCCGCCATGTACTGGACCGCGGCCCAGCAGCTCGCGCATCTGACGGTCAACGGCGCCTCGCTGCGCACCGGCGACGTCTTCGCCTCCGGCACGGTCAGCGGTCCCCGCCCGGACGAGCTCGGCTGTCTCCTCGAACTCACCTGGGGAGGCCGCCGGTCCCTGCGGCTCCCCGACTCCACCCGGACGTTCCTGGAGGACGGTGACGAAGTGACCATCACGGCCTGGGCGCCGGGCCCGCAGGGGGTCCGTATCGGGCTGGGCGAGGTGACCGGCCAGGTCGTCCCGGCCACGCCCTGA
- a CDS encoding carboxylate--amine ligase: MASSAVPFAVDRSVPALVVKIGHYPLHHGGVGAIRSLGRLGVPMYAVTEDRWTPAALSRYLARAFIWPTTGSERPERLVEGLLRIGRAIGRPTVLLPTDEEAAVLIAEHADRLAGEGGFLFPRAEPELPRRLASKQGLHELCVKHRVPTPEGVFPDTYADVKAFAASARFPVVAKNREAFERRKKPAVGGTTRIEGPRELMELARRWGPRPGVVLQEYLPREEAEDWIVHGYFDAGSTPLAMFTGVKVRSWPPHAGMTACAYVVDNEELARMAAQFVQRIGFSGIVDLDWRFDRRDGRYKLLDFNPRMGAQFRLFESAMGIDVVRAQHLDLTGRAVPGAGQRPDRRFTVENIDLPALLAYRRSGYTTPHAPARASGTELAWAARDDMKPFFTMLARSLRPGAAQLYRLWRAK; the protein is encoded by the coding sequence GTGGCGAGCAGTGCCGTGCCATTCGCGGTGGACCGTTCCGTACCCGCTCTGGTCGTGAAGATCGGCCACTATCCGCTGCATCACGGTGGCGTCGGGGCCATCCGTTCCCTGGGGCGTCTCGGGGTCCCCATGTACGCGGTCACCGAGGACCGTTGGACCCCGGCGGCGCTCTCGCGCTATCTGGCGAGGGCCTTCATCTGGCCGACCACCGGCAGCGAGCGGCCGGAGCGGCTGGTGGAGGGGCTGCTGCGGATAGGGCGGGCGATCGGCCGGCCGACGGTCCTGCTGCCGACGGACGAAGAGGCGGCGGTGCTGATCGCCGAGCACGCGGATCGGCTCGCCGGGGAGGGCGGCTTCCTCTTCCCGCGCGCCGAGCCGGAGTTGCCCAGGCGGCTGGCGAGCAAGCAGGGGCTGCACGAGCTGTGCGTCAAGCACAGGGTGCCCACGCCCGAGGGCGTCTTCCCCGACACCTATGCCGACGTCAAGGCCTTCGCGGCGAGCGCGCGGTTCCCGGTGGTCGCCAAGAACCGGGAGGCGTTCGAACGGCGGAAGAAGCCCGCGGTGGGCGGCACCACCCGGATCGAGGGCCCAAGGGAGCTGATGGAGCTGGCGCGGCGGTGGGGACCGCGGCCCGGGGTGGTGCTGCAGGAGTATCTGCCGCGCGAGGAGGCCGAGGACTGGATCGTGCATGGGTACTTCGACGCGGGGAGCACACCGCTGGCGATGTTCACCGGGGTCAAGGTGCGGTCCTGGCCGCCGCACGCGGGGATGACGGCCTGCGCCTATGTGGTGGATAACGAGGAGCTGGCGCGGATGGCGGCTCAGTTCGTCCAGCGGATCGGCTTCAGCGGCATCGTCGATCTGGACTGGCGCTTCGACCGGCGCGACGGGCGGTACAAGCTGCTGGACTTCAATCCGCGGATGGGCGCCCAGTTCCGGCTCTTCGAGAGCGCGATGGGGATCGATGTCGTCCGGGCCCAGCATCTCGATCTGACGGGGCGCGCGGTCCCGGGGGCCGGGCAGCGGCCGGACCGCCGGTTCACGGTCGAGAACATCGACCTGCCCGCGCTGCTCGCCTATCGCCGCAGTGGATACACCACCCCGCACGCCCCGGCGAGGGCGAGCGGGACCGAGCTCGCCTGGGCCGCGCGGGACGACATGAAGCCGTTCTTCACCATGCTGGCCCGCTCGCTGCGGCCCGGCGCGGCCCAGCTCTACCGGCTGTGGCGCGCCAAGTGA